Proteins encoded in a region of the Pseudomonas sp. GOM7 genome:
- the ssuB gene encoding aliphatic sulfonates ABC transporter ATP-binding protein codes for MTALHSIRQGIPLAIEKIEKTFGERQVLKGIDLHIPAGQFVAVVGRSGCGKSTLLRLLAGLDQPSVGQLLAGNGTLDAVREDIRLMFQDSRLLPWKRVIDNVGLGLAGDWRQQAEDALAAVGLADRSQEWPAALSGGQKQRVALARALIHRPRLLLLDEPLGALDALTRIEMQRLIERLWQQHGFTVLLVTHDVAEAVAVADRVILIEDGQIGLDLDVQLLRPRAYGSPLLAALEARVLDRVLAQPELPTPPEPVSPLPTQLRWAL; via the coding sequence ATGACGGCGCTGCACAGCATTCGCCAAGGCATCCCCTTGGCCATCGAGAAGATCGAGAAAACCTTCGGCGAGCGCCAGGTGCTCAAGGGCATCGACCTGCATATCCCGGCTGGCCAGTTCGTCGCCGTGGTTGGCCGTAGCGGCTGTGGCAAGAGCACCTTGCTGCGCCTGCTGGCCGGGCTGGATCAGCCCAGCGTCGGCCAGTTGCTGGCTGGCAATGGCACGCTCGACGCCGTGCGTGAGGATATCCGCCTGATGTTCCAGGACTCGCGCCTGCTGCCCTGGAAGCGGGTCATCGACAACGTCGGCCTGGGCCTTGCCGGCGACTGGCGTCAGCAGGCTGAGGACGCGCTGGCAGCAGTCGGCCTGGCGGATCGCTCCCAGGAGTGGCCGGCGGCGTTGTCCGGCGGGCAGAAGCAGCGCGTGGCTCTGGCTCGGGCGCTGATCCACCGGCCGCGCCTGCTGCTGCTCGACGAGCCGCTGGGGGCGCTGGATGCGCTGACCCGCATCGAGATGCAGCGCCTGATCGAGCGCCTGTGGCAGCAGCATGGCTTCACTGTGCTGCTGGTCACCCACGATGTCGCCGAGGCGGTGGCCGTGGCGGATCGGGTGATCCTCATTGAGGACGGCCAGATCGGTCTCGATCTGGACGTGCAACTGCTACGCCCGCGTGCATACGGCTCGCCGCTGCTGGCGGCACTGGAAGCGCGAGTGCTCGACCGCGTGCTGGCGCAGCCGGAATTACCCACACCACCAGAACCCGTATCACCCCTGCCCACGCAACTGCGCTGGGCGCTTTAA
- a CDS encoding TOBE domain-containing protein, with amino-acid sequence MTIKAINVRNQFKGSIKNIVIGDVLSEIDVQTAAGIVTSVITTRSVRELELQVGSEVIAFVKSTEVSIAKL; translated from the coding sequence ATGACCATCAAAGCCATCAACGTGCGCAACCAGTTCAAAGGCAGCATCAAGAACATCGTCATCGGTGACGTACTGTCGGAAATCGACGTGCAGACTGCCGCCGGCATCGTCACGTCGGTCATCACCACCCGTTCCGTGCGCGAGCTGGAGCTGCAGGTGGGCAGCGAGGTGATTGCCTTCGTCAAATCCACCGAGGTGTCCATCGCCAAGCTCTGA
- the cysP gene encoding thiosulfate ABC transporter substrate-binding protein CysP — translation MLKKIVLATVASATLLTGSLSHAAADTPFHNASYDIARELFGEINPLFVEHWKQQTGKEVKIIQSFAGTSRQAQDIIQGKKVDVVTFNQVPDVDILAKRGLLRKDWAEQFPNNASPYYSTTAFLVREGNPKNIKGWDDLIRDDVKLVFPNPKTSGNARYSYLGAWLFANEKFNGDQEKVKAFVGKLLKNVENFPTGGRGATVAFAQNGQGDVLLTFESEVINIAKGDEFKSANLQVVVPEVSVLAEFPVAIVDKVADERGTREQAKAFLDFQYSKDIQQLLTRYNYRVHNPEVVEATKAQFAPVRLINPTEVLGSWDEITAKHFDNGGILDQLLAAGR, via the coding sequence ATGCTGAAGAAGATCGTTCTGGCCACCGTGGCCAGTGCCACCCTGCTCACTGGTTCGCTGAGCCATGCTGCTGCCGACACGCCGTTCCACAACGCCTCCTACGACATCGCCCGCGAACTGTTCGGCGAGATCAACCCGCTGTTCGTCGAGCACTGGAAACAGCAGACCGGCAAGGAAGTGAAGATCATCCAGTCCTTCGCCGGCACCTCGCGCCAGGCACAGGACATCATTCAGGGCAAGAAGGTCGACGTGGTCACCTTCAACCAGGTGCCGGACGTGGACATCCTGGCCAAGCGCGGCCTGCTGCGCAAAGACTGGGCCGAGCAGTTCCCCAACAACGCCTCGCCGTACTACAGCACCACGGCCTTCCTGGTGCGTGAAGGCAACCCGAAGAACATCAAGGGCTGGGACGACCTGATTCGCGATGACGTGAAGCTGGTGTTCCCCAACCCCAAGACCTCCGGTAATGCCCGCTACAGCTACCTGGGCGCCTGGCTGTTCGCCAACGAGAAATTCAACGGCGACCAGGAGAAGGTGAAAGCCTTCGTCGGCAAGCTGCTGAAGAACGTCGAGAACTTCCCCACCGGCGGCCGTGGCGCCACCGTGGCTTTTGCCCAGAACGGCCAGGGCGACGTGCTGCTGACCTTCGAGTCGGAAGTGATCAACATTGCCAAGGGTGACGAGTTCAAGTCCGCTAACCTGCAGGTGGTGGTACCGGAGGTCAGCGTTCTGGCCGAATTTCCGGTAGCCATCGTCGACAAGGTGGCCGATGAGCGCGGTACCCGCGAGCAGGCCAAGGCCTTCCTCGACTTCCAGTACAGCAAGGACATCCAGCAACTGCTGACCCGCTACAACTACCGCGTGCACAACCCGGAAGTGGTCGAGGCGACCAAGGCCCAGTTCGCCCCGGTGCGCCTGATCAACCCGACCGAGGTGCTGGGTAGCTGGGACGAGATCACCGCCAAGCATTTCGACAACGGTGGTATTCTTGACCAACTTCTGGCGGCCGGTCGCTGA
- the cysT gene encoding sulfate ABC transporter permease subunit CysT, giving the protein MSKPTLFFRQTPLLPGFGLSFGVSVLYLSLVILLPLSALLLYVSDMTWAQYWFAISDPRVVQSYKVTVSAAFYSTLAVLVIGLLLAWIITRYDFPGRRLVDALIDLPFALPTSVAGLTLATLLVPNGWIGQWLGFKVAYAYTGIVVAMVFTSIPFVVRTVQPVLQDLGSEYEEAARTLGASRVQTFRKVILPTLAPALVTGGSQAFIRSLGEFGAVIMIAGNIPYQTEVSSLMIFVRLQEFNYPAAAAIASVILLASLALLFLLQVVQGRLFAWQRQGR; this is encoded by the coding sequence GTGAGCAAACCGACGCTGTTCTTCCGACAGACCCCGCTGCTGCCTGGCTTTGGCCTGAGCTTCGGCGTCAGCGTGTTGTATCTCTCCCTGGTGATTCTGCTGCCGCTGTCGGCGCTGCTTCTGTACGTCAGCGACATGACCTGGGCGCAGTACTGGTTCGCCATCAGCGACCCGCGCGTGGTGCAGAGCTACAAAGTGACCGTCTCGGCGGCGTTCTACTCGACCCTGGCGGTGTTGGTGATCGGCCTGCTGCTGGCCTGGATCATCACCCGCTACGACTTTCCCGGGCGGCGCCTGGTGGATGCGCTGATCGACCTGCCGTTCGCCCTGCCCACCTCGGTGGCCGGCCTGACCCTGGCCACCTTGCTGGTGCCCAACGGCTGGATCGGTCAGTGGCTGGGCTTCAAGGTGGCCTATGCCTACACCGGTATCGTCGTGGCCATGGTGTTCACCAGCATTCCCTTCGTGGTGCGCACGGTGCAGCCGGTGCTGCAGGATCTCGGCTCGGAATACGAGGAAGCCGCGCGCACCCTCGGCGCCAGCCGTGTGCAGACCTTCCGCAAGGTGATCCTGCCGACCCTGGCGCCGGCACTGGTCACCGGCGGTTCGCAGGCATTTATCCGCAGCCTCGGTGAGTTCGGCGCGGTGATCATGATCGCTGGCAACATTCCTTATCAGACGGAGGTCAGCTCGCTGATGATTTTCGTCCGTCTGCAGGAATTCAATTACCCGGCGGCCGCAGCCATCGCTTCGGTGATTCTGCTCGCGTCGCTGGCTCTTCTGTTCCTCCTGCAGGTCGTGCAGGGGCGTCTGTTCGCATGGCAACGGCAAGGTCGATGA
- the cysW gene encoding sulfate ABC transporter permease subunit CysW translates to MKKPQDWRQWALVTLGLTLVALILLLPLALIFTKALAGGLDLLWRNLNEDYMLHAIGLTLLVAAITVPLNLCFGICLAWCVTHYDFRGRKLLTTLIDIPYAVSPVVAGLCYLVVYGLESFIGRWFYDQGLQLMFAWPGIVMVTVFVTAPYVARILIPVMQAQGQDEETAAMCLGASGWQIFRRISLPKIKWALLYGVVVTNARAVGEFGAVSVVSGTIINQTLTLPLLVDQLNNDYKPAAAFTAAGLLACMALLTLFLKTFMEWRQRRLLQRAEA, encoded by the coding sequence ATGAAAAAGCCTCAGGATTGGCGCCAATGGGCGCTGGTAACACTCGGTCTGACGCTGGTGGCACTGATTCTGCTGCTGCCGCTGGCACTGATCTTCACCAAGGCCCTGGCCGGTGGGCTCGACCTGCTGTGGCGCAACCTGAACGAAGACTACATGCTCCATGCAATCGGCCTGACCCTGCTGGTGGCGGCGATCACCGTGCCGCTGAACCTGTGCTTCGGCATCTGCCTGGCCTGGTGCGTGACCCACTACGACTTCCGTGGGCGCAAGCTGCTGACCACGCTGATCGACATTCCCTACGCGGTGTCGCCGGTGGTCGCCGGCCTCTGCTACCTGGTGGTCTACGGCCTGGAAAGCTTCATCGGCCGCTGGTTCTATGATCAGGGCCTGCAACTGATGTTCGCCTGGCCGGGTATCGTCATGGTCACTGTGTTCGTCACCGCGCCCTATGTGGCGCGCATTCTTATTCCGGTGATGCAGGCCCAGGGGCAGGACGAGGAAACCGCCGCCATGTGCCTGGGCGCCAGCGGCTGGCAGATCTTCCGCCGCATCAGCCTGCCGAAGATCAAATGGGCGCTGCTGTACGGCGTGGTGGTGACCAACGCCCGCGCGGTGGGCGAGTTCGGCGCGGTGTCGGTGGTGTCCGGCACCATCATCAACCAGACCCTGACCCTGCCGCTGCTGGTCGATCAACTCAACAACGACTACAAGCCAGCGGCGGCTTTCACCGCGGCCGGGCTGCTGGCGTGCATGGCGCTGCTCACACTGTTCCTCAAGACCTTCATGGAGTGGCGTCAGCGCCGCCTGCTGCAACGCGCCGAGGCCTGA
- a CDS encoding putative bifunctional diguanylate cyclase/phosphodiesterase, with product MRIDRTTLRLTLAYLLVASLWVLLSDQLLDLLAPAQYKHLQTLKGLLFVTFSAFLLYALLRRHAIHYRRAQRTMSTSEERLRLALDATRDGLWDLDMSSQRVFYSDSYAALLGIDKAALGDTREQWAEYLHPDDRQRVLEKIDLNLQGTQYENVYRLRHADGSYRWIHSRGRLLCNAAGQPMRFIGIASDITQRRADEDSLRQAAAVFDATQEGVLVTDARQCIVHVNPAFSRITGYSREEILGQAPTLLKSGRHDSAFYHDMWHALERHGAWAGEVWNRRKSGEIYPQWQCIRVIHDAQGAISHYVAVFSDITALKRSQRELDYLAHHDPLSNLPNRLLFTERVAHAMERSQESRCGAVLLLDLDHFKHINESLGHNVGDLLLKTVGERLQEVIPSGVTLARLGGDEFGLLHEQCNEAAQAAELAQILLNSLHAPFRLDGNELYISASIGISLFPNDAEGVEQVLRNADSALFKAKSTGRESFAFYAQELTDYARQRVELASSLRHALENGELRVFYQPLHDLHNGNLVGMEALVRWQHPERGLVSPVEFIPVAEENGMIGAIDAWVLEQACAQMVRWNLERNGPQFVAVNVSSRLFGRVELDLHVAQVLAKTNLNPAQLELEVTESAVMEDPAAALTLLTRLRALGVRLAIDDFGTGYSSLARLKRLPVHKLKLDQSFVRGLPDDPEDAAIARAVIALGHSLGLKVLAEGIEEAAQADFLRELGCDYGQGYHFGHPQPAAVHDQARAAQRIQAAQPPAAGN from the coding sequence ATGCGTATCGATAGAACCACCTTGCGTCTGACCCTGGCTTACCTGCTGGTCGCCTCGCTGTGGGTGCTGCTCAGTGACCAGTTGCTCGACCTGCTCGCTCCCGCCCAGTACAAGCACCTGCAAACACTCAAGGGACTGCTGTTCGTCACCTTCAGCGCCTTCCTGCTGTATGCCCTGCTGCGTCGGCATGCTATTCACTACCGCCGCGCGCAGCGGACCATGAGCACCAGCGAAGAGCGTCTGCGCCTGGCGCTGGATGCCACCCGTGATGGTCTGTGGGATCTGGATATGAGCAGCCAGCGGGTGTTCTATTCGGATAGCTACGCGGCCCTGCTTGGCATCGACAAGGCCGCCCTCGGCGACACCCGCGAGCAATGGGCCGAGTACCTGCACCCCGATGACCGTCAGCGCGTGCTGGAGAAGATCGACCTCAACCTGCAAGGCACCCAGTACGAGAACGTCTACCGCCTGCGCCATGCCGACGGCAGCTACCGCTGGATCCATTCGCGTGGCCGGTTGCTGTGTAACGCCGCTGGTCAGCCCATGCGCTTCATCGGTATTGCCAGCGATATCACCCAGCGCCGCGCAGACGAAGACAGCCTGCGCCAGGCGGCCGCGGTGTTCGACGCCACTCAGGAAGGCGTGCTGGTCACCGATGCCAGGCAATGCATCGTGCACGTCAACCCAGCGTTCTCGCGCATCACCGGCTACAGCCGCGAAGAAATCCTCGGCCAGGCTCCAACCCTACTCAAGTCCGGGCGTCACGACAGTGCCTTCTACCACGACATGTGGCATGCCTTGGAGCGCCACGGCGCCTGGGCCGGAGAGGTGTGGAACCGGCGCAAGAGCGGCGAGATCTACCCGCAATGGCAATGCATCCGGGTGATTCACGATGCCCAGGGCGCGATCAGCCATTACGTGGCGGTGTTCTCCGACATCACCGCCCTCAAGCGTTCGCAGCGCGAGCTGGACTACCTGGCCCACCACGACCCGCTGAGCAACCTGCCCAACCGCCTGCTGTTCACCGAACGGGTGGCGCATGCCATGGAGCGCAGCCAGGAGTCACGCTGCGGCGCCGTGCTGCTGCTCGATCTGGATCACTTCAAGCACATCAACGAAAGCCTCGGGCATAACGTCGGCGACCTGCTGCTCAAAACCGTCGGCGAACGTCTGCAAGAAGTCATTCCCAGCGGCGTGACCCTGGCTCGCCTGGGCGGCGACGAGTTCGGCCTGCTGCACGAGCAATGCAATGAAGCGGCGCAGGCTGCCGAACTGGCGCAAATCCTGCTCAACAGCCTGCATGCGCCCTTCCGCCTCGATGGCAACGAGCTCTACATCAGCGCCAGCATTGGCATCAGCCTGTTTCCCAACGATGCCGAGGGCGTCGAACAGGTGCTGCGCAATGCCGACTCGGCGCTGTTCAAGGCCAAGAGCACGGGCCGCGAAAGCTTCGCCTTCTACGCTCAGGAGCTGACCGATTACGCCCGGCAACGGGTGGAACTGGCCAGCAGCCTGCGCCATGCCCTGGAAAACGGCGAACTGCGCGTGTTCTACCAGCCCCTACACGACCTGCATAACGGCAACCTGGTGGGCATGGAGGCCCTGGTGCGCTGGCAGCACCCCGAACGCGGCCTGGTGTCACCGGTGGAGTTCATCCCGGTGGCCGAGGAAAACGGCATGATCGGCGCCATCGACGCCTGGGTGCTCGAACAGGCCTGCGCGCAGATGGTGCGCTGGAACCTGGAGCGCAACGGCCCGCAGTTCGTCGCGGTGAACGTATCCAGCCGCCTGTTCGGTCGTGTCGAGCTGGATCTGCACGTCGCTCAGGTGCTGGCCAAGACGAACCTGAACCCGGCGCAACTGGAGCTGGAGGTGACGGAGAGCGCGGTGATGGAAGACCCCGCAGCAGCGCTGACCCTGCTGACCCGCCTGCGCGCATTGGGCGTGCGTCTGGCCATCGATGACTTCGGCACCGGCTATAGCTCGCTGGCCCGCCTCAAGCGCCTGCCGGTGCACAAGCTCAAACTCGACCAGAGCTTCGTGCGCGGCCTGCCGGACGACCCGGAAGACGCCGCCATCGCCCGCGCGGTGATCGCCCTCGGCCACAGCCTGGGCCTCAAGGTGCTGGCCGAAGGCATCGAGGAAGCGGCCCAGGCCGACTTCCTGCGAGAACTGGGCTGCGACTATGGCCAGGGCTATCACTTCGGCCATCCACAGCCCGCCGCCGTGCATGACCAGGCAAGGGCGGCGCAGCGCATTCAGGCAGCGCAGCCGCCTGCTGCGGGTAATTGA
- the desA gene encoding delta-9 fatty acid desaturase DesA: protein MWYNGLLDLSVWQLVAVTLLMTHVTIVSVTVYLHRYSAHRALELHPALKHFFRFWLWLTTGQNTREWTAIHRKHHAKCETEDDPHSPVIKGLGTVMRKGAELYRAEAKNQDTLRIYGKNCPDDWIERNVYSRYPIGGVTLMAIIDLALFGVLGMTVWAVQMMWIPFWAAGVINGLGHAVGYRNFECRDAATNLVPWGIIVGGEELHNNHHTYPNSAKLSVRKWEFDMGWAWIKLFSFLGLAQVQRVAPIAHQVEGKRNLDMDTAMAILNNRFQIMAQYRKLVIAPLVKQEVAKADESVRHLFHRAKRLLSREPSLLHDQHHARIADLLAQSQALKVIYEKRLALQQIWVKTSSNGHDMLEAMKQWVHEAEASGIQSLREFADQLKTYSLRPAAALA, encoded by the coding sequence ATGTGGTACAACGGTCTACTCGATCTTTCGGTCTGGCAACTGGTGGCAGTCACTCTGCTGATGACGCACGTCACCATCGTCAGCGTCACCGTCTACCTGCACCGCTACTCCGCGCACCGTGCGCTGGAGTTGCATCCTGCTCTCAAGCACTTCTTCCGTTTCTGGCTGTGGCTGACCACGGGCCAGAACACCCGCGAGTGGACGGCCATCCACCGCAAGCACCACGCCAAATGTGAAACCGAGGACGACCCGCACAGTCCGGTGATCAAGGGGCTGGGCACGGTCATGCGCAAGGGCGCGGAACTCTACCGCGCCGAAGCCAAGAACCAGGACACCCTGCGCATCTATGGCAAGAACTGCCCGGATGACTGGATCGAACGCAACGTCTACAGTCGTTATCCCATCGGCGGCGTGACCCTCATGGCGATCATCGACCTGGCCCTGTTCGGTGTGCTCGGCATGACCGTCTGGGCGGTGCAGATGATGTGGATTCCGTTCTGGGCCGCTGGTGTGATCAACGGCCTGGGCCATGCTGTTGGCTACCGCAACTTCGAGTGCCGCGACGCCGCCACCAACCTGGTGCCCTGGGGCATCATCGTCGGCGGCGAGGAATTGCACAACAACCACCACACCTACCCCAACAGCGCCAAGCTGTCGGTGCGCAAGTGGGAGTTCGACATGGGGTGGGCCTGGATCAAGCTGTTCAGCTTCCTGGGCCTGGCGCAGGTGCAGCGTGTCGCGCCTATCGCCCATCAGGTCGAAGGCAAGCGCAACCTGGACATGGACACCGCCATGGCCATCCTCAACAACCGCTTCCAGATCATGGCGCAGTATCGCAAGCTGGTGATCGCGCCGCTGGTGAAACAGGAAGTGGCCAAGGCCGACGAGTCCGTTCGTCACCTTTTCCACCGCGCCAAGCGCCTGCTGTCCCGTGAACCGAGCCTGCTGCATGACCAGCATCATGCGCGCATCGCCGACCTGCTGGCGCAGAGCCAGGCGCTCAAGGTGATCTACGAGAAGCGCCTGGCGCTGCAGCAGATCTGGGTCAAGACCAGCAGCAACGGCCACGACATGCTCGAGGCGATGAAGCAATGGGTGCACGAGGCCGAGGCCAGTGGCATCCAGTCGCTGCGCGAGTTCGCCGATCAGCTCAAGACCTACTCGCTGCGTCCGGCGGCTGCATTGGCCTGA
- a CDS encoding GGDEF domain-containing protein, with amino-acid sequence MDEQDSAVSKREELTLALLHSRAEVERLREREQLFSSLLGSVNAVLWAFDWDEQRIIYVSPAYERIFGRSAALLLADYDEWRNSIYPDDLDYAAESLAKVLETGAVEQREYRILRSDGQLRWISDKCFVSPRQELGGGTVIVGIAEDITEKKRLEGELHRLATTDVLTQSSNRRYFFECARSEFERARQSGTPMAFLLLDVDDFKQINDRYGHQVGDQVLQRLAHCGATALRRDDLFGRIGGEEFAALFPGCEQAVALQVAERLQREVQRLSFQHEGKSFGVTLSQGLTVLTPKDANLEALYARADEAMYRAKRQGKNQIVLG; translated from the coding sequence ATGGACGAACAGGATAGTGCGGTAAGCAAGCGTGAGGAGCTGACATTGGCGCTGCTGCACAGTCGTGCCGAAGTGGAGCGGCTGCGTGAGCGCGAACAACTGTTCAGCAGCTTGCTCGGCAGCGTCAATGCTGTGCTCTGGGCTTTCGACTGGGATGAGCAGCGGATCATCTACGTCAGCCCTGCCTATGAGCGGATATTCGGGCGCTCCGCCGCCTTGCTGCTGGCCGACTACGACGAGTGGCGCAACAGCATCTACCCCGACGACCTCGATTACGCTGCCGAAAGCCTGGCTAAGGTGCTGGAAACCGGCGCGGTGGAGCAGCGCGAGTACCGCATCCTGCGCAGTGATGGGCAATTACGCTGGATCAGCGACAAATGCTTCGTCAGTCCCAGGCAGGAGCTTGGGGGCGGCACCGTCATCGTCGGCATCGCCGAAGACATCACCGAGAAGAAACGCCTGGAAGGCGAGCTGCACCGCCTGGCCACTACCGATGTGCTGACCCAGAGCAGCAACCGTCGGTACTTCTTCGAGTGCGCTCGGAGCGAGTTCGAGCGAGCCCGCCAATCCGGTACGCCCATGGCGTTCCTGCTGCTGGATGTGGATGACTTCAAGCAGATCAATGACCGCTATGGTCATCAGGTCGGCGATCAGGTATTGCAGCGTCTGGCGCACTGCGGGGCCACCGCGCTGCGTCGCGATGACCTGTTCGGACGTATCGGCGGGGAAGAGTTCGCCGCCTTGTTCCCCGGTTGCGAGCAGGCCGTGGCGCTGCAGGTGGCCGAGCGCTTGCAGCGAGAGGTGCAGCGCCTGAGCTTCCAGCACGAAGGCAAGAGTTTCGGCGTGACCCTGAGTCAGGGGCTGACCGTGCTCACCCCCAAGGATGCCAACCTGGAAGCGCTCTATGCCCGTGCCGATGAGGCCATGTACCGGGCCAAGCGGCAGGGCAAGAACCAGATCGTCCTGGGTTGA
- a CDS encoding OprD family porin: MRKTSLALAVAAGTLGLSQVAFADLVGDTKVSLEARNFYFNRDFRQGHTDVPVPTRSKSEEWAQGFILRMNSGFTEGTVGFGADAIGMFGFKLDSGDGTAGSGLLVPDRSSGGSQDNYSDLAVAAKAKISNSTLRVGQMQFKNAAIASSDGRLLPQVFEAGHIVSQEIDGLMLEAAHVREVNNRDSGDYQDISIATGGRRAVTTTGGSTTDSFDFIGGTYKLTKELTGGYYYSNLDELYKQHSFNLVHVLPLGDKQSLKTDVRYARSTDDGNRSNVDNKAFGAMVTYGLDGHAFGLGYQKMSGDTGFAYINGTDPFLVNYVQISDFANKDEKSYQARYDFNFASIGIPGLTFMTRYLTGDNVDRGRTASEGREWERNTELMYVFQEGALKNLGVRWRNATVRSNFANDIDENRLIVSYTLPLM, encoded by the coding sequence ATGAGAAAGACCTCCCTGGCACTGGCCGTAGCCGCCGGCACCCTGGGTCTGAGCCAAGTGGCCTTCGCCGATCTGGTCGGTGATACCAAAGTCAGCCTGGAAGCCCGTAACTTCTACTTCAACCGTGATTTCCGTCAGGGACATACCGATGTTCCGGTGCCGACTCGATCCAAGTCCGAAGAGTGGGCTCAGGGTTTCATCCTGCGCATGAACTCCGGTTTCACCGAAGGCACCGTGGGCTTCGGCGCCGACGCCATCGGCATGTTCGGCTTCAAGCTGGATTCGGGTGATGGTACTGCCGGTAGTGGTCTGCTGGTTCCGGATCGTTCTTCGGGCGGCTCTCAAGACAACTACTCGGATCTGGCCGTAGCGGCCAAGGCCAAGATTTCCAACAGCACCCTGCGTGTTGGTCAGATGCAATTCAAGAACGCCGCTATCGCTTCCAGCGACGGCCGTCTGCTGCCCCAGGTCTTCGAGGCTGGTCACATCGTCTCCCAGGAAATCGACGGCCTGATGCTGGAAGCCGCACATGTCCGTGAAGTCAATAACCGTGATTCGGGCGACTATCAGGACATCTCGATCGCCACTGGTGGCCGTCGCGCGGTTACCACTACTGGCGGCTCCACCACCGACTCCTTCGACTTCATTGGCGGCACCTACAAGCTGACCAAGGAGCTGACCGGCGGTTACTACTATTCCAACCTGGACGAGCTGTACAAGCAGCACTCCTTCAACCTCGTGCACGTCCTGCCGCTGGGCGACAAGCAGAGCCTGAAGACCGACGTGCGTTACGCCCGCTCCACCGACGACGGCAACCGCAGCAACGTCGACAACAAGGCCTTCGGCGCCATGGTTACCTACGGTCTGGACGGCCATGCCTTCGGCCTGGGCTACCAGAAGATGAGCGGCGACACCGGCTTCGCCTATATCAACGGTACCGATCCGTTCCTGGTCAACTACGTTCAAATCAGTGACTTCGCCAACAAGGACGAGAAGTCCTACCAGGCTCGTTATGATTTCAACTTCGCCTCCATCGGCATTCCGGGCCTGACCTTCATGACCCGTTACTTGACCGGTGACAACGTCGATCGTGGTCGTACCGCTTCCGAAGGCCGCGAGTGGGAGCGCAACACCGAGCTGATGTACGTCTTCCAGGAAGGCGCGCTGAAGAACCTGGGTGTGCGCTGGCGTAACGCGACCGTGCGTTCCAACTTCGCCAACGACATCGACGAGAACCGTCTGATCGTCAGCTACACCTTGCCGCTGATGTAA